The region CCACGGCCACGACGTCGGGGACATGGTCCTCAAGCACCTGGCCGGGATTCTGGCCAAGCGCTTCCGGGCCACCGACGTCGTCAGCCGTTATGGCGGGGAGGAGTTCTGCCTCCTGGCCGTCAACATGGACCGGGCCGCGGTACCGCGGGTGTTTGCGGAGGTTCGAGACCGGATCGCCGCGTCCACCCTGGAGGCAGGAGGCCGGACGGTCAAGGTCACGGTGAGCATCGGGGTGAGCACCGTCATCGGCAGCTCCCTGGAAGAGATGATTCGGCAGGCGGATGCCATGCTCTACGCCGCCAAGGCCGCCGGCCGGGATCGGGTGGTGGTGGATGAGCCGGAGCCCGCCGACCTTGGCGGGCCCGAAGCAACAACCAGCGACAGGCTAATGAGGAGGGAGGAGGCCCATGGCCAAAATTCTCGTGGTGGATGATGAGCCGTCGATCCGGGACCTGCTGCAGCGCCTCCTGGCAGACGCCGGTCATGCAGTCAGGACCGCAGCCGACGGCGAGGAGGCGTTGACCTTCTTCCAGCAGGAGCCGGCGGATCTGGTCATCGTCGACCTGATTATGCCCCGCAAGGATGGCCTCAACACCATCGTCGACATCCTGGAGGCGTCGCCCAACACCGGGGTGATCGCCATCTCCGGGGGCGGCCAGGCTATCGGCGCCGGCCGCTACCTGCGCCTGGCCCAGGAGCTGGGGGCCGTGCATGTGCTCTCGAAGCCCCTGGACATGCTGGAGCTGTTCGGGGCCATCGATGCCACCCTGGCCCGGCGGTCATCGGGGAAAGGCCTCGGGGATCCCGGCGTCCACGGGTAGGGAGGCCCCCGTGGTCGGGGTCAGATCCGAGGCAAAGAAGACCACGGCGTTGCCCACATGCTCTGCCGTCACCTCGGTCTTGAGCAGGCTCCGGCTGCGGTAGAACTCCCGCAGTCCCGCCGGATCCAGATTCCGGGCCCGCATCCGCTCCGGGCCCACCGTTTCCCAGAGTCCGGAGGCCACCGCCCCGCCGGCGAACACCGCGTCCGGATTCACCATATTCACCCGCACCCCCAGCGCCGCCAGCTCCAGGGCAGCGATCCGTCCCAGCTGGTGCGCACCGGCCTTGGAGGCGCTGTAGGCGCCGAAGGCCGCCCCTGGCGCCAAGACATTCTTGGAGCTGATGATCACCACGTGGCCGCCGGTGCCCTGCCGCCGGAAGACAGGGATGCTCGCCTTCATGACCAGGAACACGCCCACCAGGTTGACGGCCAGGAGCCGGGACAGATCCGCCAGCTCCAGCTCGGCCAGCGGGGCGACATGGGCTACCCCGGCGTTGGGCACCAGGATGTCCAGCCCGCCGGCAGCGGCCACCACTGCCGACAGCCCCCTGGCCACCGAAGCCGGATCGGTGACGTCCATGACCAGGGTGGCCACCCGCTCCGCCGGGAAGCGCTGCGTCAGCTCGCCTTGCACCACGGCCAGGCGGCCGGCGTCCAGGTCAGCCAGGAACAGCTGGGCGCCGGCGGCCAGGAGCTGCCGGCCGACGCCACAGGCCACCGCCCCACCGCCACCGGTCACCAGGGCCACCTTGCCGGCCAGGGGCAAAGGCTGGGTCCGGCCGAGCTTGGCCTGCTCCAGGCTCCAGTACTCCATCCCGAAGATGGTCGCCTCGTCCAGGTCCTGGTAGATGCCGACGGCCGCGGCCGCGGTCTTGGTCACCAGGGTGCGCTCGGCAATGTCTGCCACCACGCCGGCCTCCCGGAGGCTCGCGCCCGCCGCCGCC is a window of Thermodesulfobacteriota bacterium DNA encoding:
- a CDS encoding response regulator gives rise to the protein MAKILVVDDEPSIRDLLQRLLADAGHAVRTAADGEEALTFFQQEPADLVIVDLIMPRKDGLNTIVDILEASPNTGVIAISGGGQAIGAGRYLRLAQELGAVHVLSKPLDMLELFGAIDATLARRSSGKGLGDPGVHG